The Actinosynnema mirum DSM 43827 genomic interval GGTCGACCGCTTCGGCTACCCGCCCAGCGTGCGCGAGATCGGCGAGGCGGTGGGCCTGACGTCCACGTCCTCGGTCGCGCACCAGCTGCGCGCGCTGGAGCGCAAGGGCTTCCTGCGCCGCGACCCGAACCGCCCGCGCGCGGTCGGCGTGCTGCCCGCGGAGATCGTGACGGGCCTGGACCCGGCGGCGAAGCCGACGCCCGCGTACGTGCCCATGCTGGGCCGGATCGCGGCGGGCGGGCCGATCCTGGCCGAGCAGTCCATCGAGGACGTCTTCCCGCTGCCGCGCGAGATCGTCGGCGAGGGCGAGGTGTTCCTGCTCAAGGTCGTCGGCGACTCGATGGTCGACGCCGCGATCACGGACGGCGACTGGGTCGTGGTCCGCCAGCAGCCCACCGCCGACAACGGCGAGGTCGTCGCCGCGATGATCGAGGGCGAGGCGACCGTCAAGACGTTCAAGCGCAAGGACGACGGGCACGTGTGGCTGCTGCCGCAGAACCCGGCCTACCAGCCGATCTTCGGCGACGAGGCGACCATCCTCGGCAAGGTCGTCGCGGTCCTGCGCAGGCTCTAGGGCCGGACCGGGTCGGACCGGGCTCAGCGCTGCGCGCGCGCCCGTCGCCCGCGCCCCCACCTGGCCCGCGCCCACAGGGCGAGGCCGAACACCGCCACCACGCCGATCCCGACCAGCGCCACGCGGACCCGGTCGAGCCACTCGGGCCCGTTCCCGGCCCCCGAGGGCTCCGCTGCGGGCCGCGCGGCCCCCGCGCCGGGGTCGGTCGACGTCCCGCCCGCGTCACCGCTGGGCGCCGTGCTGGACGGCGGCGCGGGCGCAGCCCCCGCCGCGTCCACCGCCCCGGAGACCGACCGGACCACCGACGAGGTCCCGCCGTCCCCGAACTCGGACGCGGACAGCAGCGCCCCGTCCGGCTCGAACGCGATCGCCTCGCCCTGCGCCTCGCCCGGCAGCGGCACCCGCACCGGCTCGCGCCCCAGCGCGGCCACCAGGTCCCCGTCGGCCACCGGGTACAGGTAGGCCTCGGTGTAGGTCCGCAGCGCGGCGACCGACCCGTCGCGGGACATCGCGCCACCGGTCACCAACCGGGTGACCAGGCGGCTCTCCCGAGGTCCGCCGGGGGTGTCCGTGCTGGGCAGGGACAGCGCCGCGACCTGCTCCAGCGGTGTCGGCGCCGCCTCGTCCAACGCCCCGACCGGCCGGTACACCAGCGCCTGCCCGAGCGCCTCCTTGGTGACGACGTGCGGCACCCCGGCCGCGTCGAGCAGCAGCGCCTCGGCGTCGTGCGGGCCGTCCGGGTAGGTCAGCCGGTACAGGCGGGTGGTCCCATCCCGCGACAGCGCGTGCAGCGCCACCGTGCTCCGGGAGCGGGCGTTGTCGCCGGTGTCGGAGACCCACAGCGTCCCGTCCGGCGCGAGCGCCAGGTCCTCGGCGTCGTACGGGTCGGTCGCGCCGGAGATGGTGCCGACGACCGAGCAGTCCCGGCCCAGCACCTGGACCTGGAGCACCCCGTCGTCGTCGTTCAGCGCGTACCAGCGCCTGCCGTCCGAGGCGAGCCCGGACAGCTCGGCCAACCGGGGATCGGTCACCCGGCACACGTCGGCGACGGCGGGCTGCGCCGGGGCGGGACCCGCCGTCACCAGGAGAAGGGCGGCGACGGCCGGGAGCACCCCGGCCGCGCGCGCCGACCGCAGCCTCAGCTGCGGCTCCCCACCGCGTACTGCTCCAGCGCCCCGGCCAGGTCGGGGTGCACGCGGGCGCTCAGCTCGGTGCCCTCCTCGGTGTGCCGCTCCTTGAGCACCTCGCCCTCGCGGTGCACCCGCGCGACCAGCTCGCCCCGCGCGTACGGGACCAGGGCGTCCACCATCACCTCGGGCCGGGGGATCAGCCCGGCGATGACCCGCCGCAGCTCCTCCACGCCCTCGCCGCTGTGCGCGGACACCAGCTGCGAGCCGGGGAACAGGTTCCGCAACCGGGCCTGCACCAGCTCGTCCACCGCGTCGACCTTGTTGACCACCAGCAGCTCCGGCGGCATCGGCTCCTCGCGCTTCTCCACGATCTCGCCGATCACCTCCCGCACCGCCGCGACCTGCTTCTCCGGCATCGAGTCCGAGCCGTCGACCACGTGGATCAGCAGGTCGGCGTCCGCGACCTCCTCCAGCGTGGAGCGGAACGCCTCGACCAGCTGGTGCGGCAGGTGCCGCACGAAGCCCACGGTGTCGGTCAGCGTGTACGGCAGCCCGTCCGGGGTGCTGGTGCGCCGGGTGGTCGTGTCCAGGGTTGCGAACAGCGCGTCCTGGACCAGCACGCCCGCGCTGGTCAGCGCATTGAGCAGGCTGGACTTGCCCGCGTTGGTGTAACCGGCGATCGCGACGCTGGGCACCGCGTTGGCCACGCGCCCGCTGCGCTTGGTCTCCCGGATCACGCCCATGGACGCGATCTCGCGCCGCAGCTTCGCGATCCGCGCGCGGATGCGCCGCCGGTCGGTCTCCAGCTTCGTCTCACCGGGGCCGCGCAGACCCACACCGCCGTTGCCGCCACCGGCGCGACCACCGGCCTGCCGGGACAGCGACTCGCCCCAGCCGCGCAGGCGGGGGAGCAGGTACTGGAGCTGGGCGAGCTCGACCTGGGCCTTGCCCTCCTTGGAGGAGGCGTGCTGGGCGAAGATGTCCAGGATCAGCGCGGTCCGGTCGATGACCTTGACCTTGAGCCGCTCCTCCAGCTGCCGCAGCTGGCCGGGGGACAGCTCGCCGTCGCAGATCACGGTGTCCGCGCCGGTCGCGATGACCACGTCGCGCAGCTGCTCGACCTTGCCGGAGCCGATGTAGGTGGCCGGGTCGGGGCGGTCGCGCCGCTGCACGAGCCCTTCCAGGACCTGCGATCCCGCGGTCTCGGCGAGCAGCGCGAGCTCGGCCAGTGATGCCTCGGAGTCCGCCGCCGTGCCCTCGGTCCACACCCCGACGAGCACGACCCGCTCCAGGCGGAGCTGCCGGTACTCGACCTCGGTGACGTCCTCGAGCTCGGTGGACAGACCTGCGACCCGGCGCAGCGCGGCCCGCTCGGCGAGCGCGAGGTCGCCGGTGGACAGCTCCTCGTCGCGGTCGAAGCGGTCGTCGTCGTGGTTGTCGTTGTCCCTCATATGCCCTTCATGGTCCCACGTCCCGGCCCTCGGCCGAAGCGGTTAATCCGCGGGGTACACGGCCAGGTAGATGGCGACGTGCTCGGCGTCCGGGTCGGCGGGCCGGTCGGCCAGCTCATCCAACAACG includes:
- the lexA gene encoding transcriptional repressor LexA, with the translated sequence MARKTDDAPLAASAAKAAPTAPADVAGNAGLTLRQRKVLDVIRDWVDRFGYPPSVREIGEAVGLTSTSSVAHQLRALERKGFLRRDPNRPRAVGVLPAEIVTGLDPAAKPTPAYVPMLGRIAAGGPILAEQSIEDVFPLPREIVGEGEVFLLKVVGDSMVDAAITDGDWVVVRQQPTADNGEVVAAMIEGEATVKTFKRKDDGHVWLLPQNPAYQPIFGDEATILGKVVAVLRRL
- the hflX gene encoding GTPase HflX, whose protein sequence is MRDNDNHDDDRFDRDEELSTGDLALAERAALRRVAGLSTELEDVTEVEYRQLRLERVVLVGVWTEGTAADSEASLAELALLAETAGSQVLEGLVQRRDRPDPATYIGSGKVEQLRDVVIATGADTVICDGELSPGQLRQLEERLKVKVIDRTALILDIFAQHASSKEGKAQVELAQLQYLLPRLRGWGESLSRQAGGRAGGGNGGVGLRGPGETKLETDRRRIRARIAKLRREIASMGVIRETKRSGRVANAVPSVAIAGYTNAGKSSLLNALTSAGVLVQDALFATLDTTTRRTSTPDGLPYTLTDTVGFVRHLPHQLVEAFRSTLEEVADADLLIHVVDGSDSMPEKQVAAVREVIGEIVEKREEPMPPELLVVNKVDAVDELVQARLRNLFPGSQLVSAHSGEGVEELRRVIAGLIPRPEVMVDALVPYARGELVARVHREGEVLKERHTEEGTELSARVHPDLAGALEQYAVGSRS